The following are encoded in a window of Roseivirga misakiensis genomic DNA:
- a CDS encoding class I SAM-dependent methyltransferase, which translates to MSKEKELLLEFETSIQNDSFVRLTLSKPADKDGSLKKVIITLASIKREAHLSFVYRHKTNDITKNLKVVEGKTTVESLISSDFQIANLFTTNGDFQFEKNNSKSSLRKSKPSFKTVPSRGHDKEKRHLIQNTEYLKLLGVLDKNGRVQKDKGDKFKQINKFIEVIDGLLKGSELNQADKLVKVVDMGSGKGYLTFALYDYLSGQLKLPTSITGVEVRQDLIDKCNGIAKAVNFENLDFQLGYIADFSLDKTNILIALHACDTATDDAIAKGMAAEAELIICAPCCHKQVRKSMTGNTGLDSVLQHGILKERQAEIVTDAIRALIMEANGYKTKVFEFISTEHTGKNLMIVGERKRQNPNPQQYLDEVEKLKSQFSISHHYLESLVN; encoded by the coding sequence ATGTCGAAAGAAAAGGAGCTTTTATTAGAATTTGAAACCAGTATCCAAAACGATTCTTTTGTTAGGCTAACACTCAGCAAACCAGCTGATAAAGATGGCTCTTTAAAGAAAGTGATCATCACCTTGGCATCGATCAAGCGTGAGGCTCATTTATCATTTGTTTATCGGCATAAAACGAATGATATCACTAAAAACCTTAAAGTTGTTGAGGGCAAAACGACTGTTGAGTCCTTAATTTCTTCCGATTTTCAAATTGCCAATCTTTTTACAACGAATGGCGACTTCCAATTCGAAAAAAACAATTCTAAAAGCAGCCTCAGGAAGAGCAAACCTTCTTTTAAAACTGTCCCAAGCCGAGGGCACGACAAAGAGAAGCGACATTTGATTCAAAATACCGAGTACTTGAAGTTGCTGGGAGTTTTGGATAAAAATGGAAGGGTACAAAAGGACAAAGGTGACAAGTTTAAGCAAATCAATAAGTTCATTGAAGTGATCGACGGTTTACTGAAGGGTAGTGAACTCAATCAAGCAGATAAACTTGTCAAAGTAGTAGATATGGGCTCTGGAAAAGGGTACTTGACCTTCGCGCTATACGACTACTTATCCGGTCAGTTGAAATTACCTACCTCTATAACCGGTGTTGAAGTGAGGCAAGATTTGATTGACAAATGTAACGGTATTGCGAAAGCCGTAAATTTTGAAAACCTAGACTTTCAGCTGGGTTATATCGCGGATTTTTCACTCGATAAAACTAATATTCTGATTGCCTTACACGCCTGTGACACTGCCACAGACGATGCCATTGCGAAGGGTATGGCGGCCGAAGCAGAGCTCATTATTTGCGCACCTTGCTGTCATAAACAGGTTAGAAAGTCGATGACCGGAAATACTGGTCTTGATAGTGTATTACAGCATGGAATTCTCAAGGAGCGTCAAGCTGAAATTGTAACCGATGCTATCAGGGCATTGATTATGGAGGCAAATGGCTACAAAACGAAGGTCTTTGAGTTTATATCCACCGAACATACTGGCAAAAACCTGATGATTGTTGGTGAAAGGAAAAGACAAAACCCTAACCCGCAGCAATATCTAGACGAAGTGGAAAAACTGAAGTCTCAGTTCAGTATTTCCCACCATTACTTGGAAAGCCTGGTCAACTAG
- a CDS encoding YciI family protein encodes MQKYLYLFRGGDARMATMSPEEVQAHMAEWGVWMQGLAEKGQLIDGLPLRAEGKQVSKGGKVVTDGPFAEGAEIVGGYLMVNATSLDEATELSKGCPILDADDGHIEIREISDM; translated from the coding sequence ATGCAAAAGTATTTATATCTATTTAGAGGAGGTGACGCGAGAATGGCTACGATGTCTCCAGAAGAAGTTCAAGCTCATATGGCCGAGTGGGGCGTTTGGATGCAGGGACTTGCCGAAAAGGGTCAATTAATTGATGGCTTGCCGCTGAGAGCTGAAGGAAAACAAGTTTCGAAAGGTGGTAAAGTTGTAACTGATGGACCATTTGCAGAAGGTGCTGAGATTGTAGGCGGTTATTTAATGGTGAATGCCACCTCTTTGGATGAAGCAACTGAGCTTTCGAAAGGATGTCCGATTCTAGATGCGGACGATGGCCATATTGAAATTAGAGAGATTTCAGATATGTGA
- a CDS encoding DUF1684 domain-containing protein: MFKKGLFIATYLVTILSVAIAQDKTFFEEIAEYRKSQNEDFLDPQKSPLNADQIEKFKGHTFFKPDSIYRVKARFEKTPDSKPFLLGTSKGTNRLYKRLGILHFELKGQSLTIEAYLQVQSFALRTKKVYVFLPIMDKTTGESTYSAGRYLHYEGIPEGDEWIVDFNKLYNPSCAYSDRFECPKVPEPNHLPIAIEAGIKGW; this comes from the coding sequence ATGTTTAAGAAAGGCCTTTTTATAGCGACTTATTTAGTGACTATCCTGAGCGTGGCGATAGCTCAGGATAAGACTTTTTTCGAAGAGATTGCTGAATATAGAAAGTCACAGAATGAGGATTTTCTAGATCCACAAAAGTCGCCTTTAAACGCGGATCAAATTGAGAAATTTAAAGGCCATACTTTTTTTAAGCCAGACTCGATTTATCGGGTAAAAGCTAGATTTGAGAAAACACCAGATTCAAAACCTTTTCTTTTAGGGACTAGTAAAGGAACCAACAGACTCTATAAACGCTTAGGTATTCTTCACTTTGAATTAAAGGGCCAATCACTGACCATAGAGGCTTATTTGCAGGTGCAAAGCTTTGCGCTCAGAACAAAGAAAGTCTATGTTTTCCTCCCGATTATGGATAAAACCACCGGAGAGAGTACCTATAGCGCAGGAAGGTATCTCCACTATGAGGGCATTCCAGAAGGGGATGAATGGATCGTTGATTTTAATAAGCTTTACAATCCAAGTTGTGCTTATAGCGATAGATTTGAATGCCCCAAAGTCCCTGAACCAAATCACCTACCCATTGCGATAGAAGCAGGAATTAAGGGGTGGTAA
- a CDS encoding response regulator transcription factor translates to MLKTVLRFGLIIVALLVLFQLSNVSLFIPSIPADVVISIAAVILIALGIYLGGNMKKDKVVEVVPPQEVDTQKISALGISTREMEVLELIAKGMSNQEIAERLFVSESTIKTHVSSLFVKLDVKRRTQAVTRAKEWRVIT, encoded by the coding sequence ATGCTTAAAACAGTATTGCGCTTCGGTTTAATAATTGTTGCCTTACTCGTACTTTTTCAACTTAGTAATGTATCGCTATTCATTCCAAGCATACCTGCCGATGTAGTGATCAGTATTGCAGCAGTTATTCTAATAGCATTGGGGATTTACCTCGGAGGCAATATGAAGAAAGACAAAGTGGTGGAAGTAGTTCCACCGCAGGAGGTCGATACGCAAAAAATCAGCGCCTTAGGAATTAGTACTCGAGAAATGGAGGTCTTAGAACTTATTGCCAAAGGAATGTCTAATCAAGAAATTGCCGAACGACTTTTTGTGTCAGAAAGTACCATTAAGACACACGTTTCGAGCCTTTTTGTAAAACTAGATGTCAAGCGAAGAACCCAGGCGGTTACCAGAGCTAAAGAGTGGCGTGTGATCACTTAA
- a CDS encoding RNA polymerase sigma factor: MSSPVVNNTLDHLFRHEYGKLVSLFTNRYSPHLIDKIEDAVQEALYKAAKIWSYQPMPENPSAWIYRVANNQLIDFLRKDKKKADWDDHATSELDKDAQSLELPEESTLVDDQLRMIFACCHPAMKPSEQLMLSLKLLCGLSIKEIARALLKKDEAAKKAITRAKKKFKEEVGELVVPKGDEIKSRLAEVLQVIYLLFNEGYKATEGEKLIKQDLCEEAIRLAFLLTNEPSCDKGELQSLIAMMLFKAARFPARMDENGNLLTLEHQNRSLYDEEYIKWGWKFLKESSLHEGSSVYQLEAAISAYYTTAKNYEATNWKVILGLYDSLVKLKPAPVVQMSRVVVLSKVEGPAKALKVMESIEPQIKGNQSFNALKADLYAATDDWSKARLYVQKAISESLNIAERRFLEKKLQSWIGK, from the coding sequence ATGTCTAGCCCAGTAGTCAATAATACACTTGATCATCTTTTTCGTCACGAATACGGAAAACTAGTTTCGTTATTCACAAATAGATATTCCCCTCACCTCATCGATAAGATTGAAGATGCTGTTCAGGAAGCCTTGTACAAAGCTGCTAAAATATGGTCTTACCAGCCCATGCCAGAGAACCCTTCGGCCTGGATTTATAGAGTGGCAAATAATCAACTGATAGATTTTCTAAGGAAGGATAAAAAGAAGGCGGATTGGGACGATCATGCCACGTCTGAATTAGACAAAGATGCCCAGTCTTTGGAGCTGCCAGAGGAAAGTACTTTGGTGGATGACCAGTTAAGAATGATTTTCGCCTGTTGTCATCCGGCCATGAAGCCAAGCGAGCAACTGATGTTAAGCTTGAAGCTTTTGTGCGGTTTATCAATCAAAGAGATCGCGCGTGCTTTACTCAAAAAAGATGAGGCAGCTAAAAAGGCCATCACACGGGCTAAGAAAAAATTCAAGGAAGAAGTAGGCGAATTAGTTGTCCCGAAAGGTGATGAGATAAAATCGCGCCTTGCTGAAGTACTTCAAGTCATCTACTTGCTTTTTAATGAAGGATACAAGGCTACCGAGGGAGAAAAACTAATCAAACAAGATCTATGTGAAGAGGCCATTCGGTTGGCTTTTTTACTGACCAACGAACCGAGTTGCGACAAAGGCGAACTGCAATCACTTATTGCCATGATGTTGTTTAAAGCGGCAAGATTTCCCGCTAGAATGGATGAAAATGGGAATCTGTTGACGCTCGAGCATCAAAATCGTAGCCTCTACGATGAAGAGTATATCAAATGGGGCTGGAAATTTCTAAAAGAGTCATCTCTCCATGAAGGATCTTCGGTTTACCAGTTAGAAGCCGCAATTTCCGCTTATTATACAACTGCCAAGAATTATGAAGCAACCAACTGGAAAGTTATCCTTGGTTTGTATGATTCCTTGGTTAAGCTAAAGCCTGCACCAGTAGTACAAATGAGTAGGGTAGTGGTGTTGAGTAAAGTCGAAGGACCGGCAAAAGCGCTGAAAGTAATGGAATCCATAGAGCCTCAAATAAAAGGAAATCAATCATTTAATGCCTTAAAAGCCGATCTCTATGCGGCCACAGATGATTGGTCTAAAGCACGACTTTACGTTCAAAAAGCCATTTCAGAATCACTGAATATAGCCGAGAGACGTTTCCTTGAAAAGAAACTTCAATCTTGGATTGGTAAGTAA
- a CDS encoding methylmalonyl-CoA mutase family protein, translating into MQEVAPYKPKNKIRIVTAASLFDGHDAAINIMRRIIQATGCEVIHLGHDRSVEEVVNTAIQEDAQAIAMTSYQGGHNEYFKYMYDLLKEKGSEHIRIFGGGGGVILPEEIKELMDYGITRIYAPDDGRAMGLQGMINDMVEKCDFATGENLNGETKDLVGKNTKAIARVISAAENFPEESKAQIDEVHEMAKAIDTPVLGITGTGGSGKSSLVDELVRRFLIDFEDKTIAIVSVDPSKRKTGGALLGDRIRMNSINNERVYMRSLATRQSNLALSKHVREAVQVLKAAQYDLIILETSGIGQSDTEILDHSDVSLYVMTPEYGAATQLEKIDMLDFADVIALNKFDKRGALDALRDVKKQFQRNHGLWTANVDDMPVYGTIASQFNDPGMNSLYKVIMDKVVERTGAELQSTFEITNEMSEKIFVIPPKRTRYLSEISESNRNYDATALTQAEVADKLYGLHRSIETIKEAKLEDGDRLIKGLQESFERVKLDLDPHNWQLIEQWETKKKKYTDPVYTFKVRDKEINIQTHSESLSHTQIPKVSLPKFRSWGDILRWSLQENVPGEFPFTAGIYPFKREGEDPTRMFAGEGGPERTNRRFHYVSLGMPAARLSTAFDSVTLYGNDPDHRPDIYGKIGNAGVSICCLDDAKKLYSGFDLSNPTTSVSMTINGPAPMLLGFFMNAAIDQQCEVYIKENGLEQEVEAKIKKIYEAKGVARPQYQGELPEGNDGLGLMLLGVTGDQVLPAEVYEPIKAKTLSVVRGTVQADILKEDQAQNTCIFSTEFALRLMGDVQQYFIEKAVRNFYSVSISGYHIAEAGANPITQLAFTLANGFTYVEYYLSRGMDINAFGPNLSFFFSNGIDPEYAVIGRVARRIWAKALKNKYGANSRAQMLKYHIQTSGRSLHAQEIDFNDIRTTLQALYAIYDNCNSLHTNAYDEAITTPTEESVRRAMAIQLIINKELGLAKNENPMQGSFITEELTDLVEEAVLMEFDRITERGGVLGAMETMYQRSKIQEESLYYETLKHTGEFPIIGVNTFLSSKGSPTVLPKEVIRATTEEKEYQITMLGDLHQGNEAKQKEIIKRLQKAAIQNDNLFEELMEACKYCSLGQITSALFEVGGQYRRNM; encoded by the coding sequence ATGCAAGAAGTAGCTCCTTATAAGCCTAAAAATAAAATCAGAATTGTAACTGCAGCCTCGCTTTTCGATGGCCACGATGCAGCTATCAATATCATGCGAAGAATAATTCAAGCCACAGGCTGTGAAGTAATTCATTTAGGACATGATAGAAGTGTGGAAGAGGTTGTTAATACAGCGATTCAAGAAGACGCGCAAGCCATTGCCATGACTTCTTATCAAGGCGGGCATAACGAGTATTTCAAATACATGTACGATCTCCTCAAGGAGAAAGGCAGTGAGCATATCCGGATTTTCGGTGGAGGAGGAGGAGTAATTCTACCAGAAGAAATCAAAGAATTGATGGACTATGGTATTACCCGAATTTACGCCCCAGATGATGGTCGTGCAATGGGTTTGCAGGGTATGATCAACGATATGGTGGAGAAATGTGACTTTGCCACTGGCGAAAATCTTAACGGAGAAACTAAAGACCTTGTTGGTAAAAACACCAAAGCGATTGCTCGGGTGATTTCGGCAGCGGAGAACTTTCCTGAAGAATCAAAAGCACAAATTGATGAAGTGCACGAAATGGCCAAAGCCATCGATACCCCAGTATTAGGAATTACGGGTACAGGTGGATCGGGTAAATCTTCTTTGGTAGATGAATTAGTTAGAAGATTTTTGATCGATTTTGAAGATAAAACCATCGCCATCGTTTCAGTTGATCCTTCCAAAAGAAAAACAGGAGGCGCGCTTTTAGGTGATAGAATTCGTATGAATTCAATCAATAATGAACGTGTTTATATGCGATCATTGGCGACGCGTCAATCGAACTTGGCCTTGTCTAAGCATGTGCGTGAGGCGGTTCAAGTCTTAAAAGCGGCACAATACGACCTAATTATTTTAGAGACTTCTGGTATAGGTCAGTCGGATACTGAAATTCTAGATCATTCAGACGTTTCATTATATGTGATGACACCAGAATACGGTGCGGCCACGCAACTAGAGAAAATCGATATGCTCGATTTTGCCGATGTCATCGCCCTAAATAAATTTGATAAACGCGGTGCGCTAGATGCGCTTCGTGATGTAAAGAAGCAGTTCCAACGAAATCACGGTTTGTGGACAGCCAACGTAGACGATATGCCAGTCTATGGTACAATTGCCAGTCAGTTTAACGATCCAGGAATGAATTCACTGTATAAAGTGATCATGGATAAAGTGGTTGAAAGAACTGGTGCTGAGCTTCAATCTACTTTTGAAATCACAAACGAGATGTCTGAGAAGATATTTGTGATTCCTCCAAAAAGGACTCGATATCTTTCTGAAATCTCGGAAAGCAATAGAAACTATGACGCCACGGCACTGACTCAAGCCGAAGTGGCAGACAAGTTATATGGGCTTCATAGATCGATTGAGACGATTAAAGAAGCTAAGCTGGAAGACGGTGATCGTTTGATAAAAGGACTTCAAGAATCTTTCGAACGGGTAAAATTAGATCTTGATCCGCATAATTGGCAACTCATTGAGCAATGGGAAACCAAGAAAAAGAAATATACCGATCCTGTCTATACTTTCAAGGTGCGCGATAAGGAAATCAATATCCAGACGCATTCTGAATCGCTTTCTCATACACAAATACCAAAAGTATCGTTGCCGAAATTTAGAAGCTGGGGAGATATTTTAAGATGGTCTTTACAAGAAAATGTACCTGGTGAATTCCCATTTACAGCTGGAATCTACCCGTTTAAGAGAGAGGGAGAAGACCCGACCAGAATGTTTGCTGGAGAGGGTGGTCCAGAAAGAACGAATAGAAGGTTCCACTACGTGAGTTTGGGTATGCCTGCGGCCAGGTTATCTACCGCTTTCGACTCGGTGACGCTTTACGGAAACGACCCAGATCATAGACCAGATATTTATGGGAAAATCGGTAATGCAGGTGTAAGTATCTGCTGTTTGGACGATGCAAAAAAGCTTTACTCAGGCTTCGATCTATCCAATCCAACTACTTCCGTTTCAATGACCATTAATGGACCAGCTCCAATGTTGTTAGGCTTCTTTATGAACGCAGCCATCGATCAGCAATGCGAGGTTTACATTAAGGAAAATGGCCTGGAGCAAGAAGTTGAAGCCAAAATCAAAAAAATCTATGAGGCTAAAGGAGTGGCTAGGCCTCAATACCAAGGTGAATTACCTGAGGGAAATGATGGCTTAGGTCTAATGTTGCTTGGGGTTACGGGCGATCAAGTTTTACCAGCGGAGGTTTACGAGCCGATAAAGGCCAAAACATTATCGGTTGTCCGTGGTACCGTTCAAGCGGATATTCTTAAGGAAGATCAAGCACAGAATACTTGTATTTTCTCTACGGAATTCGCCTTACGCTTGATGGGTGATGTGCAACAGTACTTTATTGAAAAGGCGGTTAGAAACTTCTATTCCGTTTCAATTTCGGGATACCACATCGCGGAAGCTGGTGCTAATCCGATCACACAGTTAGCCTTTACGCTAGCCAACGGATTTACTTATGTAGAATACTACTTAAGTAGAGGGATGGATATTAATGCCTTTGGTCCGAACCTTTCATTCTTCTTCTCAAACGGTATCGATCCAGAATATGCTGTGATCGGGCGTGTGGCTAGAAGGATTTGGGCTAAAGCCTTAAAGAATAAATACGGCGCTAATTCAAGAGCGCAAATGCTCAAGTATCATATCCAAACTTCAGGTAGATCGCTTCACGCACAAGAGATCGATTTTAACGATATCCGAACTACGCTTCAGGCACTATATGCGATTTACGATAACTGTAATTCGCTGCATACGAATGCTTACGATGAAGCCATCACTACACCAACCGAAGAATCGGTTCGTAGAGCAATGGCCATTCAGTTGATAATTAATAAAGAATTAGGTCTTGCAAAAAATGAAAACCCGATGCAGGGATCATTTATTACAGAGGAGCTGACTGATTTGGTCGAGGAAGCTGTTTTAATGGAGTTTGACAGAATAACAGAGAGAGGCGGTGTATTGGGTGCCATGGAAACTATGTACCAAAGAAGTAAGATTCAGGAAGAATCCCTTTACTATGAAACGCTGAAGCATACTGGCGAATTTCCGATAATAGGTGTTAATACTTTCTTGAGTTCTAAAGGTTCACCGACCGTGTTGCCGAAAGAAGTAATTAGAGCAACCACTGAAGAGAAGGAGTATCAGATTACAATGCTCGGCGACCTTCATCAAGGTAATGAAGCCAAGCAGAAAGAGATCATCAAGAGACTTCAGAAAGCGGCTATCCAAAACGATAACCTCTTTGAAGAGTTGATGGAAGCATGTAAGTATTGCTCTTTAGGCCAGATTACAAGTGCACTTTTCGAAGTTGGCGGTCAATATAGACGCAACATGTAG
- a CDS encoding DUF4199 domain-containing protein: MKRILKIYSPYIFGILMGVPIIFGLIYGYGPETFDAGEVIGYSSMIVAMALIFVAVKNHRDKVNKGSISFGEAMRIGLSLSGIGGLAWGLYNFIFVTWIMPDFNEQYLAHQEGLEIGTSAFQEKFDALMNSSESFMYTPLGGTILMFVTVFLIGTVISIISGLVLKS; encoded by the coding sequence ATGAAAAGAATACTTAAAATTTATTCCCCTTACATCTTTGGAATTCTAATGGGTGTGCCGATCATTTTTGGCCTTATTTATGGCTATGGACCGGAGACCTTTGATGCAGGAGAGGTTATAGGATACTCCTCTATGATTGTGGCGATGGCGCTTATTTTTGTCGCGGTAAAAAATCATAGAGATAAGGTTAATAAGGGATCAATTAGTTTTGGAGAGGCCATGCGAATCGGGTTGTCCTTATCTGGAATTGGTGGCCTGGCATGGGGCTTGTATAATTTCATTTTCGTTACTTGGATAATGCCAGATTTCAATGAGCAATACTTAGCGCATCAAGAAGGATTAGAAATTGGAACGTCAGCTTTTCAAGAGAAATTCGACGCATTAATGAATAGCAGTGAAAGCTTTATGTATACGCCTTTAGGAGGAACTATTTTAATGTTTGTCACTGTATTTTTGATTGGTACTGTAATAAGTATAATTAGTGGTTTAGTACTAAAGTCGTAA
- a CDS encoding pyridoxamine 5'-phosphate oxidase family protein, which yields MSEFEKTPLNKVIRGSKRATYDKAQINGILDSHFICYVPYIHGNTSIVIPTAYGRKGNQILVHGSNKNRMLLSLLDQDLASLTVSHLDGLVLARSVFHHSVNYRSVTVFGKAHLIEDRNEKMEALEIITENIIPGRWGEARIPSEKELNGTLVVAIDIDEASAKIRDVGANDEVADHDLDVWAGVLEIDTLPGKIVRNTDCKPGVPTPESVKNFNIQNHSTQSES from the coding sequence ATGTCAGAATTCGAAAAAACACCATTAAACAAAGTCATTCGAGGGTCGAAAAGAGCTACCTACGATAAAGCACAGATTAACGGTATTCTTGATTCTCATTTTATCTGCTACGTGCCTTATATCCATGGCAATACTTCCATTGTAATCCCTACTGCTTATGGTAGAAAAGGGAATCAGATTCTGGTTCACGGATCAAATAAGAATAGAATGTTGCTCTCTTTATTAGATCAAGACTTAGCAAGCCTCACTGTCAGTCATCTAGATGGTTTGGTACTAGCAAGATCAGTTTTTCATCATTCGGTTAACTATAGGTCGGTTACCGTTTTTGGAAAAGCTCACCTTATTGAGGATCGCAATGAGAAAATGGAGGCGCTGGAAATCATCACCGAAAATATAATCCCTGGTCGATGGGGTGAAGCTAGAATCCCTAGTGAAAAGGAGCTGAATGGAACCCTCGTAGTAGCGATCGATATAGACGAGGCCTCAGCAAAAATTAGAGATGTTGGGGCAAATGATGAAGTAGCCGATCATGATTTGGATGTTTGGGCTGGTGTCTTAGAAATCGATACACTCCCTGGAAAAATCGTTCGAAATACCGATTGTAAACCTGGAGTTCCAACACCAGAATCAGTCAAAAACTTCAACATCCAAAACCATAGCACGCAGTCCGAATCTTAA
- a CDS encoding GbsR/MarR family transcriptional regulator produces the protein MHYEEGKAKFIQSWGTLGSAWGINKAMGQIHALLLISEDSLSTEEIMEELKISRGNANMNIRGLIDWGIVTKVYKPGERKEYFTAGKDILELARQVSRERRRREIEPVMRVLNEIQGVNEGDERDIEHFKTVTKDLGEFTKQVDGALDKFSRSDKNWFFQVLMKMMR, from the coding sequence ATGCATTACGAAGAAGGCAAGGCGAAATTCATTCAATCTTGGGGTACACTGGGTTCTGCTTGGGGTATTAACAAGGCGATGGGACAAATACACGCTTTGTTGTTGATTTCAGAAGATTCTCTTTCTACGGAGGAAATTATGGAAGAATTGAAGATATCAAGGGGTAATGCGAACATGAATATCAGAGGCTTGATTGATTGGGGCATTGTTACGAAGGTGTACAAACCTGGTGAACGTAAAGAGTATTTTACGGCAGGAAAGGATATTTTGGAACTAGCAAGACAAGTATCACGAGAGAGGCGCAGAAGAGAAATAGAACCAGTAATGCGCGTTTTGAATGAGATACAGGGAGTTAATGAGGGAGATGAGCGTGACATTGAACACTTTAAAACTGTTACGAAGGATCTTGGCGAGTTCACCAAGCAAGTAGACGGTGCACTTGATAAGTTTAGTAGGTCAGATAAGAACTGGTTCTTTCAGGTGCTTATGAAAATGATGAGGTAA
- a CDS encoding aminotransferase-like domain-containing protein: MIAFKNLIEIKRGGEQAVYLQIQNALIHLIQQGVLTSRLRLPGSRDMAVQLSVHRKTVVAAYDELMSQGWIESVPSKGTFVSGQLPEVKPEGLVQEARFSENAPFGFDRIEALHRIEPALPSSLTLDEGTPDVRIAPVTEIFRHYRSVISRKYNAKHLNYGPFYGDLSLREVLVKHLQETRGLRCSVDQILITRGSQMAMYLSSQLLHREGGISIVGETNYIAASLTLEHAGAQVMQVSVDDKGLVTHEVEALCQEYIIRSVYVTSHHHHPTTVTMSAERRMHLVELSREYGFAILEDDYDYDFHYQRAPLLPLISIASNGNVVYMGALCKIVAPAIRIGYMVAPKDFIASAGHLRRIIDRQGDAIMERSIAQMILQGDLQRHSRKALKLYHARRDHFCNLLSEHLSDYLSFKIPEGGMAIWALLRGDMEWGKVAKDCKAKGLMIPDYKNYDQLGLGHNGLRLGFASLDFDEQKRVVEILNEVLEAYEKRIKK; encoded by the coding sequence ATGATTGCATTTAAAAATTTGATTGAGATTAAGCGAGGTGGTGAGCAGGCTGTTTACCTCCAGATTCAGAATGCGCTGATTCATTTAATACAGCAGGGCGTACTGACGAGTCGCCTCAGATTACCTGGTAGTCGAGATATGGCAGTACAGCTTTCTGTTCACCGAAAGACCGTTGTGGCGGCCTATGACGAATTGATGAGTCAAGGCTGGATTGAGAGTGTGCCGTCGAAAGGCACATTTGTCAGCGGTCAATTGCCTGAAGTTAAACCAGAGGGCCTTGTACAAGAAGCGAGATTCTCAGAAAACGCACCATTTGGATTTGATAGGATTGAAGCACTCCATAGAATAGAGCCAGCCTTGCCAAGTAGTCTTACATTAGATGAGGGTACTCCAGACGTAAGAATAGCCCCTGTAACTGAAATATTTCGACATTATAGGAGTGTTATTTCACGAAAATACAATGCAAAACACTTAAACTATGGGCCGTTTTATGGAGATCTTTCGCTCAGAGAAGTGCTGGTTAAGCATTTACAAGAAACACGTGGGTTAAGGTGCAGTGTAGATCAGATTCTAATTACTCGCGGCAGTCAAATGGCTATGTATCTCTCCAGTCAATTGTTGCATCGGGAAGGTGGTATCTCTATCGTTGGTGAAACCAATTACATCGCTGCCAGCTTAACACTGGAGCATGCCGGTGCACAAGTCATGCAGGTTTCTGTAGACGATAAGGGGCTCGTTACACATGAAGTGGAGGCTCTGTGTCAAGAATATATAATACGCTCAGTCTATGTAACCTCACATCACCACCACCCGACTACTGTAACCATGAGTGCCGAAAGAAGAATGCACCTTGTGGAATTGTCAAGAGAGTATGGTTTTGCCATTTTGGAAGACGATTATGATTACGACTTCCACTATCAGCGTGCACCGCTTTTACCCTTGATCAGCATTGCCTCGAATGGGAATGTAGTTTATATGGGGGCACTGTGTAAAATTGTAGCACCAGCTATTCGCATTGGCTATATGGTTGCCCCTAAAGATTTCATTGCTTCAGCCGGACATTTGAGGCGTATCATTGATCGGCAAGGCGATGCGATTATGGAAAGGTCAATTGCTCAAATGATTCTACAAGGAGACTTGCAAAGGCATAGCAGAAAGGCTTTGAAATTATACCATGCTAGACGAGACCATTTTTGTAATCTTTTATCAGAACACCTTTCTGATTATTTATCCTTTAAAATTCCAGAAGGTGGTATGGCGATTTGGGCATTGTTGAGAGGTGATATGGAATGGGGGAAAGTAGCGAAGGATTGTAAAGCAAAGGGTTTGATGATACCCGATTATAAGAATTACGATCAACTTGGCTTAGGTCATAATGGTCTACGTTTAGGGTTCGCCTCATTAGATTTTGACGAGCAAAAACGGGTTGTGGAGATTTTAAATGAGGTTTTAGAAGCTTATGAAAAAAGAATTAAAAAATAA